One window from the genome of Maridesulfovibrio ferrireducens encodes:
- a CDS encoding SIS domain-containing protein encodes MWNKHTDLLQNCLNSLEVECKPEFNTTCDQAFEFWKEKTVEIRSNGNIIYLVGNGASASMASHISADLAKNAHVHTQVFTDLALITALANDISFDQVFVEPLRRRLTPSDMLVAISSSGNSPNVVNACRFASEQGASVVTLTAMAPTNKMRQIGDLNFWLPAETYGMAETGHACILHYWMDSVSVNNI; translated from the coding sequence TTGTGGAATAAACATACAGATTTATTACAGAATTGCTTGAACTCTCTTGAAGTGGAATGTAAACCTGAGTTTAATACCACTTGTGATCAAGCCTTTGAGTTTTGGAAAGAAAAGACGGTTGAAATTCGCAGTAATGGAAATATTATCTATCTTGTCGGCAACGGCGCCAGCGCATCAATGGCAAGCCACATTTCAGCCGACCTTGCAAAAAATGCCCATGTTCATACGCAAGTCTTTACCGATTTGGCACTTATTACAGCCCTTGCCAACGACATTTCCTTTGATCAGGTTTTTGTCGAACCTCTGAGACGACGGCTGACTCCATCTGACATGCTTGTAGCTATCAGCAGTTCCGGCAACTCGCCGAATGTTGTTAATGCCTGCCGCTTTGCGTCTGAACAGGGAGCTTCGGTTGTAACTCTCACAGCCATGGCTCCGACGAACAAGATGAGACAGATCGGCGATCTCAACTTTTGGCTACCTGCCGAAACATATGGCATGGCAGAAACAGGACACGCCTGCATCCTGCACTACTGGATGGATTCAGTTTCTGTTAATAATATCTGA